The following are encoded in a window of Ricinus communis isolate WT05 ecotype wild-type chromosome 4, ASM1957865v1, whole genome shotgun sequence genomic DNA:
- the LOC125369857 gene encoding uncharacterized protein LOC125369857, which yields MKDEDDMEQQRDNIFHTRCHVQVPMHAGHILLDRPWQFDRKVSHDGFLNRYSFVKDGRKVTLTPLSPKEVYDDQCKIEKEKVEAENAKSILVPPKSGKDNGIEPSEKPKVKKSSFLATESDIREFVDLVQEFDDVFPEEMPSGLPSKRGIEHQIDFVPGVAIPNKPAYRSNPEETKELQRQVDELMLKGSLNAHVMHVRAVLDVLQKEKLYANLKKCSFCLDSVNFLGFIVGMHGLEVDSEKVKAIQEWPRPTNAKSKLKPHGLYASLPVPEMPRVDLSMDFVFELPRTRKDRDSIFVVLDRFSKMAHFIPCHKTDDACHITDLFFRKVVRLRGIPRTIISDRDVKFLNHFWHVLWAKLGTKFLFSTICHLQTDGRTENVHSTTHTSPFEIVYGFNPLTPIDLIPFPNNNLVSDDGVSKADWVKTMHKQVKERIEKQNIRTDERVNKGKRLVVFKPGDDIELDSRTNHPNEGGNVMDRSSLKHKDNGLYEEDQQTRKGRIVNDGLDLPRGPITRSRAKKLQQALNGFFQVWANKESPFEGPGPITIGEHQD from the exons ATGAAGGATGAAGATGATATGGAGCAGCAAAGAGACAACATATTTCATACTAGATGCCATGTACAAG TACCAATGCATGCTGGACATATCCTGTTAGATAgaccatggcaatttgatagGAAAGTCTCACATGATGGCTTTCTTAATAGGTATTCATTTGTGAAAGATGGGAGGAAAGTTACCCTAACACCTCTTTCTCCCAAGGAAGTGTATGATGATCAatgtaaaattgaaaaagagaaagtagAGGCTGAAAATGCAAAGAGCATACTTGTACCACCTAAAAGTGGTAAGGATAATGGAATTGAGCCTAGTGAGAAACCCAAGGTGAAAAAGAGTAGTTTCTTGGCTACGGAAAGTGATATTAG AGAGTTTGTTGATTTGGTGCAAGAGTTTGATGATGTGTTTCCTGAAGAGATGCCGAGTGGTTTACCATCTAAAAGAGGAATAGAACATCAAATAGACTTCGTGCCAGGGGTTGCCATACCAAATAAACCAGCCTATAGAAGCAATCCAGAGGAGACAAAAGAGCTCCAAAGACAAGTCGATGAGCTGATGTTGAAAGG GTCATTAAATGCACATGTCATGCATGTTAGGGCTGTTTTAGATGTTCTTCAAAAAGAGAAGCTTTATGCTAACCTTAAGAAGTGTAGTTTTTGTTTAGATAGTGTCAATTTTCTTGGTTTTATTGTTGGTATGCATGGTTTGGAGGTGGATAGTGAAAAGGTAAAGGCTATTCAAGAATGGCCGAGACCTACTAAT gctaagtctaaattaaaACCCCATGGTTTGTATGCATCTTTACCTGTTCCTGAAATGCCAAGGGTTGACTtgtctatggattttgtgttTGAATTGCCTAGAACAAGGAAAGATAGAGATAgcatttttgttgttttggatCGTTTCAGTAAGATGGCTCATTTCATTCCTTGTCACAAAACAGATGATGCATGTCATATTACTGACTTATTCTTTCGGAAAGTTGTGCGTCTGCGTGGTATACCTAGAACTattattagtgatagggatgtGAAGTTCTTGAATCATTTTTGGCATGTTCTTTGGGCTAAATTAGGTACTAAGTTCCTATTTTCTACTATTTGTCATCTTCAAACAGATGGCCGAACTGA GAATGTTCATAGCACTACACATACTTCACCATTTGAGATAGTCTATGGTTTTAATCCTTTGACTCCTATTGATTTAATTCCTTTTCCTAATAACAATCTTGTGAGTGATGATGGTGTTTCTAAGGCAGATTGGGTAAAGACCATGCACAAGCAAGTGAAGGAAAGGATTGAGAAGCAAAATATAAGGACAGACGAGAGGGTGAACAAGGGGAAACGGTTGGTTGTGTTCAAGCCTG GTGATGATATTGAgcttgattcgaggacgaatcatccTAATGAAGGAGGGAATGTTATGGACAGATCAAGCTTAAAGCATAAAGATAATGGGCTTTATGAAGAGGACCAACAAACAAGGAAGGGTAGGATTGTCAATGATGGGTTGGACTTGCCACGAGGTCCAATAACAAGGTCTAGAGCCAAGAAGCTACAACAAGCCTTAAATGGCTTCTTCCAAGTATGGGCCAACAAAGAAAGTCCATTTGAAGGTCCAGGGCCCATAACCATTGGAGAGCATCAAGATTAG
- the LOC8269039 gene encoding O-fucosyltransferase 23 has protein sequence MDLNSNYKHPRLFGRNLNSVTCKCLSLVVILLVLRVVLLSSFSDYGRINQKDIDLIPSRSLSLDSDYGVRKDKFLEVPQIVWGLNNQKIAFARACLTARMLNRTLLMPKLSASLFYKEIDRLQPISFDKIFQFERFNSLCNGFVQLGQYSDVRNHSGVYELQKGSGRRWTVERDLDQLRQFIQDPYNGHEVIRIVGKNPFLWHDHWPVKDYARVFECLVLVEEIEKEAAKVISKIREVGREVRSNIENPSNSSDSDGSSLQAVPYVAVHMRIEIDWMIHCKKLERRSNISQICSSKEEIMERVGNIVGMKTPSVVYLAVADSLLEDPSILTGWKHGLLPFEKKKLGVDGIYKKYPYLIQSAIDYEVCLRADIFFGNSFSTFSSLIALERTQKMIRMGVTNTCGMDVRWPSYAYNILGESNGPQRWMTNMSDARLQAISYGTNTIYC, from the coding sequence ATGGATTTGAATTCCAATTATAAGCATCCAAGATTGTTTGGCAGAAATTTGAATTCCGTAACTTGTAAGTGTCTTTCTTTGGTTGTTATTTTACTGGTGCTTAGGGTGGTATTGCTTTCTTCATTCTCTGATTATGGTAGGATCAACCAGAAGGATATTGATTTGATTCCAAGCCGCTCTCTGTCACTGGACTCTGATTATGGAGTTCGTAAAGATAAGTTCTTAGAGGTTCCTCAAATTGTTTGGGGGCTGAACAATCAGAAGATAGCATTTGCTAGAGCTTGTCTCACAGCTAGAATGCTGAACCGAACTCTTTTAATGCCCAAATTAAGTGCTTCATTGTTCTATAAGGAAATTGACCGTTTGCAGCCAATTTCCTTCGATAAGATTTTCCAATTTGAGAGGTTTAATTCTCTCTGTAATGGGTTTGTACAGTTGGGCCAATATTCAGATGTTAGAAATCATTCTGGAGTATACGAACTGCAGAAGGGCAGTGGAAGGAGGTGGACTGTAGAGAGAGATTTGGATCAACTGAGACAGTTTATCCAGGACCCATATAATGGACATGAGGTAATCCGGATAGTTGGGAAAAACCCATTTCTGTGGCATGATCATTGGCCGGTTAAGGACTATGCAAGGGTGTTTGAGTGCTTAGTTTTGGTTGaagaaatagagaaagaaGCAGCTAAAGTCATCTCAAAGATTAGAGAAGTGGGAAGAGAAGTGAGAAGTAATATTGAAAATCCTTCAAATAGTTCTGATTCAGATGGTTCTTCATTGCAAGCAGTGCCGTATGTAGCGGTTCATATGAGGATAGAGATAGATTGGATGATCCACTGTAAGAAGTTAGAGCGAAGATCAAACATAAGCCAAATTTGTAGTAGCAAGGAGGAAATAATGGAGCGAGTGGGGAACATTGTGGGTATGAAAACTCCTTCCGTTGTATATCTTGCTGTGGCTGATAGTCTTCTTGAAGATCCTTCTATACTCACCGGTTGGAAGCATGGTCTGCTTCCTtttgagaagaaaaaattGGGCGTAGATGGAATCTACAAGAAGTATCCGTATCTCATTCAATCAGCAATAGATTACGAAGTGTGCTTAAGGGCTGATATATTTTTTGGTAATAGTTTCTCAACATTTTCAAGTCTCATAGCTCTTGAGAGAACACAGAAGATGATAAGAATGGGTGTAACAAACACATGTGGCATGGATGTCAGATGGCCTTCATATGCTTATAACATATTAGGGGAATCAAATGGCCCTCAGAGATGGATGACAAACATGTCTGATGCAAGACTTCAGGCAATCAGCTATGGTACTAATACAATCTATTGCTGA